One stretch of Candidatus Polarisedimenticolaceae bacterium DNA includes these proteins:
- a CDS encoding amino acid ABC transporter permease yields MPDWAEPVIRYILQVGLPATLRVSAISVVGATVVGIVLGTLLTLDAAVARILTRGYVEIFRGLPILVTVFMVYFGLPAINPELEFGPLTATAIALILWGSAQVAEATRGAVQSIPREQHEAAAALGFGWVGRHRSVILPQALRRLLPPLVSLLVNIIQNSTLAAVIGGIELLQAGKAQTERLTFYPPAGIGEIHAFEIFAFVALLFFVISFPLTRLAAYLEKRLV; encoded by the coding sequence ATGCCCGACTGGGCCGAGCCGGTCATCCGCTACATCCTCCAGGTCGGGCTCCCGGCGACCCTCCGGGTGTCTGCGATCTCCGTGGTCGGCGCGACCGTGGTCGGGATCGTGCTCGGCACCCTGCTGACCCTCGACGCCGCGGTCGCCCGGATCCTCACCCGCGGGTACGTCGAGATCTTCCGCGGGCTACCGATCCTGGTGACCGTCTTCATGGTCTATTTCGGGCTTCCGGCGATCAACCCGGAGCTCGAGTTCGGCCCGCTCACGGCGACGGCGATCGCGCTGATCCTCTGGGGGAGCGCGCAGGTCGCCGAGGCGACCCGTGGCGCGGTGCAGTCGATCCCGCGGGAGCAGCACGAGGCGGCGGCGGCGCTCGGCTTCGGCTGGGTGGGGCGCCACCGCTCGGTGATTCTTCCGCAGGCGCTCCGGAGGCTGCTCCCGCCGCTCGTCAGCCTGCTCGTCAACATCATCCAGAACTCGACGCTAGCCGCCGTGATCGGCGGGATCGAGCTGCTCCAGGCGGGAAAGGCGCAGACCGAGCGGCTGACGTTCTACCCGCCGGCGGGGATCGGCGAGATCCACGCGTTCGAGATCTTCGCGTTCGTCGCGCTGCTGTTCTTCGTGATCTCGTTCCCGCTCACGCGCCTGGCCGCGTACCTCGAGAAGCGCCTCGTCTGA
- a CDS encoding amino acid ABC transporter permease, producing MLAVYDLWAFVSENWRELLDGLVNTIKVSLVAIAGSFVIGLVLGAARARHIPVVSQLTVAYVEIIRNTPILVQIFMIFFALPQAGIRLDAFTVAWVSVTLWGGAFNSENFRAGFEAVPKRYEEGALALGFSSLGTFLNVTLPIGGRIALPSSINTYISVVKNTSLMYVIGYPELTTTAINIANLTLETLEALTVIGIVYLALVWSLSAAIRVLEGRLALPEGR from the coding sequence ATGCTTGCCGTCTACGACCTGTGGGCGTTCGTGTCCGAGAACTGGCGCGAGCTGCTCGACGGCCTCGTCAACACGATCAAGGTCTCCCTGGTCGCGATCGCCGGCTCGTTCGTGATCGGGCTCGTCCTCGGCGCCGCACGCGCGCGGCACATCCCGGTCGTCAGCCAGCTCACGGTGGCGTACGTCGAGATCATCCGGAACACCCCGATCCTCGTGCAGATCTTCATGATCTTCTTCGCCCTGCCGCAGGCGGGAATCCGCCTCGACGCATTCACCGTCGCCTGGGTCTCGGTGACGCTCTGGGGCGGCGCGTTCAACAGCGAGAACTTCCGCGCGGGGTTCGAGGCCGTCCCGAAGCGCTACGAGGAGGGCGCGCTCGCGCTCGGCTTCAGCTCGCTCGGGACGTTCCTCAACGTGACGCTGCCGATCGGCGGCCGGATCGCCCTGCCGTCGTCGATCAACACCTACATCTCGGTGGTCAAGAACACGTCGCTCATGTACGTGATCGGCTATCCCGAGCTCACGACGACGGCGATCAACATCGCCAACCTCACGCTCGAGACGCTCGAAGCGCTGACGGTCATCGGGATCGTCTACCTCGCGCTCGTGTGGAGCCTGTCCGCCGCGATCCGCGTCCTCGAAGGGCGGCTCGCGCTCCCGGAGGGCCGCTAG